A window of the Polypterus senegalus isolate Bchr_013 chromosome 4, ASM1683550v1, whole genome shotgun sequence genome harbors these coding sequences:
- the pdcd4a gene encoding programmed cell death protein 4a, with amino-acid sequence MATDVEAWKSQPQEDGVFPMGMEEEFPDEDELNEGEVNGNWTPQEKALHEARLKAKAKRRLRRTSSRDSTRESLSESGGENITDPTSPKGKINLNDRKSRMGKGRGLPKKGGAGGKGVWGAAGMVYELEEPDARDPNYDESSQGDTVYETVAPELEEEEFEKMVNPIVQEYFEHGDTKEVEALLKELNLGSKKYKVSSVAVSLSLEGKASHREMTSRLLSDLVGSVLTHGELAHAFDNMLKELGDLILDTPEAAQMLGQFIARAIADHALPLDFLDRYKGRVDCDHVRAALDRAAVLLSIKHGIMRLDNVWGVGGGQRPVRHLIKEMNLLLKEYLISGDVSEAERCLRDLEVPHFHHELVYEAVVMVLESSGDTAIQMMVKLLQVFWKTGLITLDQMNRGFQRVYDELPDINLDVPHAHTILEKFVDLCFQEAVITKQLRDTCPSRGRKRFVSEGDGGRVKE; translated from the exons GTGTATTCCCCATGGGAATGGAAGAAGAGTTCCCAGACGAAGATGAACTGAATGAAGGTGAAGTAAATGGAAACTGGACACCGCAAGAGAAAGCTCTTCATGAAGCTCGTTTGAAAGCCAAGGCCAAAAGGCGTCTACGCAGGACTTCCTCCCGTGACTCCACACGAGAGTCTTTATCTGAGAGCGGAGGGGAAAATATAACTGACCCTACAAGCCCTAAGGGCAAAATCAACCTCAATGATCGCAAGTCAAGGATGGGTAAAGGCAGGGGTCTGCCAAAAAAAG gtGGTGCGGGTGGTAAGGGTGTGTGGGGTGCAGCTGGCATGGTCTACGAGCTTGAAGAACCTGATGCCAGGGATCCTAACTATGATGAATCCTCACAG GGCGACACTGTATATGAAACTGTGGCTCCTGAACTTGAAGAGGAAGAATTTGAAAAGATGGTGAACCCAATTGTGCAAGAGTACTTCGAACATGGAGATACCAAAGAAGTTGAG GCTTTATTGAAGGAGTTGAATCTAGGCTCAAAGAAGTATAAGGTCTCTTCTGTAGCTGTTTCATTGTCTCTAGAAGGCAAGGCCAGTCACCGAGAGATGACTTCACGGCTACTCTCTGACCTTGTTGGCAGTGTCCTGACACATGGAGAACTTGCACATGCTTTTGACAATATGTTGAAGGAGCTGGGAGACCTTATTTTAGACACACCTGAAGCTGCCCAG ATGTTGGGGCAGTTTATTGCCAGGGCAATTGCAGACCACGCTCTTCCACTGGATTTCCTTGATCGCTACAAAGGCAGGGTAGACTGTGATCATGTACG ggctGCTCTTGACCGTGCTGCAGTGCTTCTTTCAATAAAGCATGGAATTATGCGACTGGATAACGTATGGGGTGTGGGTGGTGGACAACGACCTGTTCGACATCTAATAAAGGAG ATGAATCTGTTGCTGAAAGAGTACCTGATATCTGGTGATGTATCAGAAGCAGAGCGCTGTCTGCGAGACCTTGAAGTTCCGCACTTTCATCATGAGCTTGTCTATGAG GCTGTGGTGATGGTACTGGAATCCAGTGGTGATACAGCCATACAAATGATGGTTAAGCTACTTCAGGTGTTTTGGAAGACTGGCCTTATCACACTTGACCAGATGAATAGA ggCTTCCAGCGTGTCTATGACGAACTGCCTGATATTAACCTTGATGTACCACATGCCCACACTATACTGGAGAAGTTTGTAGACCTATGTTTCCAGGAAGCAGTTATAACCAAACAGCTCAGAGATACTTGCCCTTCAAG AGGACGCAAGCGGTTTGTGAGCGAGGGAGATGGAGGCCGTGTCAAGGAATAA